The following coding sequences are from one Cenarchaeum symbiosum A window:
- a CDS encoding siroheme synthase/precorrin-2 oxidase (COG1648): MIVDLHLKGGLVIVVGAGAEGQKKVKSLLTQDCKILVVSREFGPRMEEYALDGRVRLQQSSLEDAGFLSGYAPRVVMATTDDRDLNREIVSKARAAGCLAYASDDPESSDFAHPSVINIEDTVQVAVSTGGRSPAMARKIRQEAERIFRSTIKREDILQIRLQDSMRGEAKKRIGSQEGRKKYMYSIINDDRIMQLIRDDRLDMARERAAVMLDGWR; encoded by the coding sequence ATGATTGTAGACCTGCACCTCAAGGGGGGCCTTGTCATCGTGGTTGGTGCGGGGGCCGAGGGACAGAAGAAGGTAAAGTCGCTGCTCACCCAGGACTGCAAAATACTGGTGGTCAGCAGGGAGTTTGGGCCCCGGATGGAGGAGTACGCCCTGGACGGGCGGGTCAGGCTGCAGCAGTCGTCGCTGGAGGATGCCGGATTCCTGTCCGGGTACGCGCCGCGCGTGGTAATGGCGACAACGGACGACCGGGACCTGAACAGGGAGATAGTCAGCAAGGCCCGGGCGGCTGGATGCCTGGCGTATGCGTCAGACGACCCGGAATCGAGCGACTTTGCGCACCCGTCAGTAATCAACATAGAGGATACAGTACAGGTGGCAGTCTCGACAGGCGGCAGGAGCCCCGCGATGGCGCGCAAGATAAGGCAGGAGGCCGAGAGGATATTCAGGAGCACGATAAAGCGGGAGGACATACTCCAGATACGCCTGCAAGACAGCATGCGCGGCGAGGCAAAAAAGAGGATAGGCTCCCAGGAGGGGCGCAAAAAATACATGTACTCTATAATCAACGACGACCGTATAATGCAGCTGATACGAGACGACAGGCTTGACATGGCCAGGGAGAGGGCGGCAGTCATGCTGGACGGGTGGCGATGA
- a CDS encoding dioxygenase ferredoxin protein (COG2146), giving the protein MYISIKHIRGAMAWKRVAAKGSIKSGKSSDFRVNGKRITVINNGGWYAVDAMCVHQEKPITAGKIEGDVIECPHHFWHYNYKTGELLDYLKDIKLETFKVEERDDGIYLDV; this is encoded by the coding sequence ATGTACATAAGTATCAAGCACATCCGTGGGGCCATGGCATGGAAGAGGGTCGCCGCCAAGGGATCAATAAAGAGCGGCAAGAGCTCGGATTTCAGGGTCAACGGCAAGAGGATCACCGTGATCAACAACGGGGGCTGGTATGCAGTGGACGCCATGTGCGTGCATCAGGAAAAGCCCATCACGGCAGGCAAGATAGAGGGCGATGTGATCGAGTGCCCCCACCACTTTTGGCACTACAACTACAAGACGGGCGAGCTGCTCGACTATCTCAAGGACATCAAACTGGAGACGTTCAAGGTCGAAGAGAGGGACGACGGCATATACCTCGACGTCTGA
- a CDS encoding Zn-dependent alcohol dehydrogenase (COG1064): MEPGKPLEVSELESPSPRGEEVIVKVTSAGVCHSDLHLWEGGYDMGDGEFLKVTDRGIKYPVTPGHEIAGTVLEAGPDAKGFSKGDPVLIYPWVGCGRCPACREGSENLCDTPGSVGLFLDGGYAELVRVPSYRYLVGIDGIDPDGATSLACAALTAYNSVKKADAASPGFIVVIGAGGLGLMGVQIAKAVTKAKIICVDLDDNKLKMAREMGADFVVNSNVIGSVSAGSGSAAQKIISLCDGKGAESVIDFVNSPQTAQMGLAVLRKRGSLILVGLFGGKMELSLVTIPLKSITIQGAYTGSYSDMKELVELARKGIIKPKITRRYGLDEANEALGDLKARKINGRAVINP, from the coding sequence ATGGAACCGGGCAAGCCGCTCGAGGTATCCGAGCTTGAGAGCCCCTCGCCACGCGGCGAAGAGGTGATAGTCAAGGTCACATCGGCCGGGGTATGCCACAGCGACCTGCACCTCTGGGAGGGCGGGTACGACATGGGCGACGGCGAGTTCCTCAAGGTTACAGACCGGGGGATAAAGTATCCTGTAACGCCGGGGCACGAGATAGCGGGCACCGTGCTCGAGGCGGGCCCCGACGCAAAGGGGTTCTCAAAGGGTGATCCGGTGCTCATCTATCCATGGGTCGGCTGCGGCAGGTGCCCCGCGTGCAGGGAAGGCAGCGAGAACCTCTGTGATACGCCGGGATCCGTGGGGCTCTTTCTGGACGGCGGATATGCCGAGCTCGTCCGGGTCCCAAGTTACAGGTACCTTGTGGGAATAGACGGGATCGACCCCGACGGCGCCACCTCGCTTGCGTGCGCCGCGCTCACCGCGTACAACTCGGTAAAAAAGGCCGATGCCGCCTCGCCGGGCTTCATAGTGGTGATAGGGGCAGGCGGGCTGGGCCTCATGGGTGTCCAGATAGCAAAGGCGGTGACAAAAGCCAAGATCATCTGCGTGGACCTTGACGACAACAAGCTCAAGATGGCGCGCGAGATGGGCGCCGACTTTGTGGTCAACTCCAACGTGATAGGCTCGGTCTCTGCAGGCTCCGGGAGCGCCGCGCAAAAGATCATCTCGCTGTGCGACGGCAAGGGCGCCGAGAGCGTGATCGACTTTGTAAACTCGCCGCAGACGGCACAGATGGGCCTTGCGGTGCTCAGAAAGCGGGGCAGCCTTATTCTCGTGGGACTCTTTGGGGGCAAGATGGAGCTCTCACTGGTCACTATACCGCTCAAATCGATAACCATCCAGGGCGCCTACACGGGCAGCTACTCCGACATGAAGGAGCTCGTCGAGCTGGCAAGAAAGGGCATCATAAAGCCCAAGATCACCCGCCGGTACGGCCTGGACGAGGCAAACGAGGCGCTGGGCGATCTCAAGGCGCGGAAGATCAACGGCCGCGCCGTGATCAACCCCTAG
- a CDS encoding membrane-associated phospholipid phosphatase (COG0671) yields the protein MLLVAAFLAVSLLVFVGATEGIDLAASGFAHESSGNIVLDLFMSSVTEVGDVFYMLVFTIVLIIIRRTRRIGIALLILLVLSTLVTGYVKCGVNRERPDLEFAGSPFIIDLSPDTFSLFCDGGFNASYPSGHVSRAMVFAVVLGFALSERFPRGCYFLLLYPALMGLSRVYLVEHFPADVVGGALLGALLAGAVGGKTGLRSVLRSKS from the coding sequence GTGCTGCTGGTGGCGGCCTTCCTGGCAGTCTCCCTGCTGGTCTTTGTAGGGGCCACTGAAGGCATCGACCTGGCCGCATCCGGGTTCGCGCATGAATCCTCGGGGAATATAGTGCTGGACCTGTTCATGAGCTCGGTCACCGAGGTGGGGGACGTATTCTACATGCTAGTCTTTACCATAGTGCTGATCATAATCAGGCGGACCAGGAGGATAGGCATCGCGCTCTTGATCCTGCTGGTGCTCAGCACGCTGGTCACGGGCTATGTAAAGTGCGGCGTGAACCGGGAGAGGCCGGATCTTGAGTTTGCCGGTAGCCCGTTCATAATAGACCTCAGCCCTGATACATTCTCGCTGTTCTGCGACGGCGGCTTCAACGCGTCTTACCCGTCGGGGCATGTCAGCCGCGCCATGGTCTTTGCAGTCGTGCTCGGCTTTGCCTTATCCGAGAGGTTCCCAAGGGGGTGCTATTTTCTGCTGCTATATCCCGCCCTGATGGGGCTGAGCAGGGTCTACCTTGTAGAGCACTTTCCAGCAGACGTGGTAGGCGGGGCCCTGCTTGGCGCGCTGCTGGCGGGGGCCGTCGGGGGCAAGACGGGCCTGCGCTCTGTGCTCCGTTCAAAGTCCTAG
- a CDS encoding nicotinamide mononucleotide adenylyltransferase (COG1056) has product MRALVMGRFQPFHLGHLRLVRTVLSGYDEVIIAITSSQFNYLEKDPFTAGERAEMIRRSLKGEGLDLARCMVMQIENQPNISTWASYLKSVLPPFDTVVSGNRYVGMLLADSGIEVSVPEMHEREKFEGSGIRRMMAQGGPWEYLVPPAAAAYMQEIGGPARIKVITDSDTRPTEH; this is encoded by the coding sequence ATGCGCGCCTTGGTGATGGGACGCTTCCAGCCCTTCCATCTGGGGCACCTCCGGCTGGTCAGGACCGTTCTCTCCGGATACGACGAGGTGATAATAGCGATAACAAGCTCACAGTTCAACTATTTAGAGAAGGATCCGTTCACGGCGGGCGAGAGGGCCGAGATGATCCGCCGCAGCCTAAAGGGGGAGGGACTCGATCTTGCCCGGTGCATGGTCATGCAGATCGAGAACCAGCCAAACATATCCACCTGGGCCTCGTACCTGAAGTCGGTCCTGCCGCCGTTCGATACTGTGGTCAGCGGGAACAGATACGTGGGGATGCTGCTAGCCGATTCTGGCATCGAGGTATCCGTGCCGGAGATGCACGAGAGGGAAAAGTTTGAGGGCTCGGGGATACGCAGGATGATGGCACAGGGCGGCCCGTGGGAGTATCTTGTGCCGCCGGCGGCTGCAGCCTACATGCAGGAGATAGGCGGGCCCGCGCGCATCAAGGTGATAACGGACTCGGATACGAGGCCGACGGAGCACTAG
- a CDS encoding selenocysteine-specific translation elongation factor Tu, domain 2 (COG3276), which produces MKGSVNFVVLGDPSVIAGLGKKGSPGDIILYDGSKGGIIRTFAVPDLFPEKIQPLIQAVAMAEYAILYVDKLDRYTGEQVIALDMLRMKEGVLCSSIEVDEAKLASMIKGTVVEGYVRAEPDGIGGALDSFEPAGREGPGRVDIDAAFDVRGTGTVVLGRVASGTVRRNQELHVLPQGGTALVKSIQVHDEPVHEASSPARVGLAVKGVRPAEMSRGDILTEEELAPVTRLELDFEKSQFCKEELADGRGCLVGMGLQVRAARVISAEPMVLELAGPAVCRTGEAVVLLVPESRTSRIAGRGIISKAGGA; this is translated from the coding sequence ATGAAAGGGTCTGTCAACTTTGTAGTCCTCGGCGACCCGTCGGTTATAGCCGGGCTGGGAAAGAAGGGCTCCCCGGGGGATATCATCCTTTATGACGGCAGCAAGGGCGGGATCATCCGGACGTTTGCGGTGCCGGATCTGTTCCCGGAAAAGATCCAGCCGCTGATCCAGGCGGTTGCCATGGCCGAGTATGCAATATTGTACGTGGACAAGCTCGACAGGTACACAGGGGAGCAGGTGATAGCGCTGGATATGCTGCGCATGAAGGAGGGGGTGCTGTGCAGCTCTATCGAGGTGGACGAGGCCAAGCTCGCCTCGATGATAAAGGGGACAGTAGTGGAGGGATATGTGCGCGCCGAGCCCGATGGAATAGGCGGGGCGCTAGACAGCTTTGAGCCCGCCGGAAGGGAGGGGCCCGGCCGGGTCGACATAGATGCCGCATTTGACGTGCGGGGGACGGGAACGGTCGTACTGGGCAGGGTCGCATCGGGAACCGTAAGGCGCAACCAGGAGCTGCACGTGCTGCCGCAGGGCGGCACCGCACTGGTAAAGTCCATACAGGTGCACGACGAGCCCGTGCACGAGGCATCCTCGCCCGCAAGGGTGGGGCTGGCAGTAAAGGGGGTCCGGCCGGCGGAGATGAGCCGCGGAGACATCCTCACAGAGGAGGAGCTTGCCCCGGTGACGCGCCTCGAGCTCGACTTTGAGAAGAGCCAGTTCTGCAAGGAGGAGCTGGCGGACGGCCGGGGGTGCCTTGTCGGCATGGGCCTGCAGGTGCGGGCCGCCCGCGTGATATCGGCAGAGCCCATGGTGCTCGAGCTTGCCGGGCCGGCAGTCTGCAGAACAGGCGAGGCTGTTGTATTGCTGGTGCCGGAATCGCGCACAAGCAGGATAGCTGGCCGCGGCATCATATCGAAGGCGGGCGGCGCCTAG
- a CDS encoding S-adenosylhomocysteine hydrolase (COG0499) gives MAPPKYKVKDIRLAKKGQASYEWARDHMEILDSTLGRLKRSMPLKGVTLGFCLHITKETAVLLIGAKELGARVAACSGNPLTTQDDVAAFLASRGIHIYAWAGQNPKEYDWCIDQVLSHGPSVITDDGADMNVKAHFDGRFSKMPILGSTEETTAGINRIRAMEKQGRLRYPVIAVNDADTKHMFDNRYGTGQSTIDGYLRSMNLLLASKRVVVAGYGWVGKGVAARCRGMGSRVMVTEVNPVRALEAHMEGYEVVPMSRAAPAGDIFITCTGMTGIIRKEHIDKMKDGAVMGNVGHFDVEIDTKYLLKKSRSVREIRPNLDECVLKNGRRVYLVGKGWLANLVAAEGHPPEVMAQSFSNQILAILHILNHHKKMENRLIPVPVEIDQSIARDALAAMGIRIDRLNAEQAKYGDSW, from the coding sequence ATGGCGCCCCCGAAATACAAGGTAAAAGACATCCGGCTGGCCAAAAAGGGCCAGGCCTCCTACGAGTGGGCCCGGGATCACATGGAGATACTAGACAGCACGCTCGGCAGGCTCAAGCGGTCCATGCCTCTAAAGGGCGTCACGCTAGGCTTTTGCCTGCATATAACAAAGGAGACGGCAGTGTTATTGATCGGCGCAAAGGAGCTTGGCGCCAGGGTTGCAGCTTGCAGCGGCAACCCGCTGACCACCCAGGATGATGTGGCCGCATTTCTTGCATCCCGGGGAATACACATCTACGCATGGGCAGGCCAGAACCCAAAGGAATACGACTGGTGCATAGACCAGGTCCTATCTCACGGGCCGTCCGTGATAACAGATGACGGCGCGGACATGAATGTCAAGGCCCACTTTGACGGCCGGTTCTCGAAAATGCCGATACTCGGCTCCACCGAGGAGACCACCGCCGGCATCAACAGGATCCGCGCAATGGAAAAGCAGGGCAGACTCAGGTATCCGGTAATAGCCGTAAACGACGCGGATACAAAGCACATGTTTGACAACAGGTACGGGACCGGCCAGAGCACGATAGACGGATACCTGCGCTCGATGAACCTGCTGCTCGCCTCCAAGAGGGTCGTAGTTGCAGGATACGGATGGGTGGGCAAGGGCGTGGCCGCCCGCTGCCGCGGCATGGGCTCGCGCGTTATGGTGACAGAGGTAAACCCGGTAAGGGCGCTCGAGGCGCACATGGAGGGCTACGAGGTTGTCCCCATGTCCCGGGCAGCCCCCGCCGGCGACATCTTCATAACGTGCACAGGGATGACCGGGATAATACGAAAAGAGCACATCGACAAGATGAAGGACGGTGCGGTGATGGGCAACGTGGGCCACTTTGACGTGGAGATTGACACAAAGTACCTGCTCAAAAAGTCGCGCTCGGTGCGGGAGATAAGGCCGAATCTTGACGAATGCGTGCTGAAAAACGGCAGGCGCGTATACCTTGTGGGCAAGGGCTGGCTTGCAAACCTTGTAGCCGCAGAGGGGCACCCGCCGGAGGTGATGGCGCAGTCGTTCTCCAACCAGATACTCGCCATACTGCACATACTGAACCACCACAAAAAAATGGAGAACAGGCTGATCCCCGTGCCTGTAGAGATAGACCAGAGCATAGCGCGCGACGCGCTTGCCGCCATGGGAATCAGGATAGACAGGCTCAACGCCGAGCAGGCCAAGTACGGCGACAGCTGGTAG
- a CDS encoding glutamyl-tRNA reductase (COG0373): protein MIPGLINARVTFHNSPVHALERFTFRDVGAALEGFRAGSGLDECVIVQTCNRVELFGASASPDMGSIRRTWASLAGIDESLFGGHLESSGGGEVLEHLLRLTSGLDSMVVGEEQILGQVKNAITSARTSGASGRRLNTLFDRAIRSGTRIRNSTGIGSGGVSVGSMAVRLVEENMDDLHSRSILLIGTGEVSTLVAKSLGKRGYDFSVASRTLQRSQAFCSAMGGSPVLFEDVLDGFGGYDVLFVATGAPYFLVTYDKISEVLESRGGMMILDLSNPRTVDEKVATLGGIKLMNLDQIAEMVSKNMRNRMSSVGKVEQMISGEVPVMEAAMNRLDAEPIAEAAFKEADALRRRELAKALQMLGNIGGNDAKVIDDLTRALVESIMSAPMNNLRRASEEGDADVVDAAARLFDYRRPG from the coding sequence ATGATCCCGGGCCTGATAAACGCGCGCGTGACCTTCCACAACTCGCCGGTCCACGCGCTCGAGCGGTTCACCTTCAGGGATGTAGGCGCCGCGCTCGAGGGCTTCCGGGCGGGCTCGGGCCTAGACGAATGCGTGATAGTGCAGACGTGCAACCGCGTCGAGCTCTTTGGCGCCTCGGCGAGCCCCGACATGGGCAGCATAAGGCGCACGTGGGCGTCGCTTGCCGGCATAGATGAATCCCTGTTCGGGGGGCACCTGGAGTCATCCGGCGGCGGCGAGGTGCTCGAGCACCTGCTCCGCCTGACGTCCGGCCTTGACTCTATGGTGGTGGGAGAGGAGCAGATACTAGGCCAGGTCAAAAACGCCATCACATCCGCCCGCACGTCGGGCGCGTCGGGCAGGCGGCTCAACACGCTATTCGACCGGGCCATACGCTCGGGGACCCGCATAAGGAACTCGACGGGGATAGGCAGCGGCGGCGTCTCGGTAGGCTCGATGGCAGTCAGGCTGGTAGAGGAGAACATGGACGACCTGCACTCGAGGAGCATACTGTTAATCGGCACGGGGGAGGTCTCCACCCTTGTGGCAAAGTCGCTCGGCAAGAGGGGGTACGACTTTTCCGTGGCCAGCAGGACGCTGCAGCGCTCGCAGGCGTTCTGCTCGGCGATGGGCGGCAGCCCCGTGCTCTTCGAGGATGTGCTCGACGGCTTTGGCGGGTACGATGTATTGTTTGTGGCCACGGGGGCGCCGTACTTTTTAGTCACATACGACAAGATATCGGAGGTGCTGGAATCCCGCGGCGGCATGATGATCCTCGACCTGTCGAACCCGCGGACCGTCGACGAAAAGGTGGCCACGCTCGGCGGGATAAAACTGATGAACCTCGACCAGATAGCCGAGATGGTGTCCAAGAACATGCGGAACAGGATGAGCAGCGTCGGCAAGGTCGAGCAGATGATAAGCGGCGAGGTCCCGGTCATGGAGGCAGCGATGAACAGGCTCGATGCCGAGCCCATAGCGGAGGCGGCCTTCAAGGAGGCCGACGCGCTCCGCAGGCGCGAGCTTGCAAAGGCCCTGCAGATGCTCGGAAACATAGGCGGGAATGACGCGAAAGTGATAGACGACCTGACCCGGGCGTTGGTAGAGAGCATCATGTCTGCTCCCATGAACAACCTCCGGCGCGCCTCCGAAGAGGGCGACGCGGACGTAGTAGATGCTGCAGCCCGGCTCTTTGACTACCGGCGGCCCGGCTAG
- a CDS encoding methionyl-tRNA synthetase (COG0143) encodes MRDRAIITSALPYANGEIHLGHIASTYLPADVTTRFLRLKGVEAYYICASDDYGTPILIQSEKEGKTPEEYVEHWNRRDREDFEALGISFDFFSRTSSPANTEFVQHVFTVLNEGGHIYEDEVVQFYCENDSKFLPDRYVRGTCPHCKAAEQYSDLCESCGRVPEEIADPHCAICGNTPVKRSSRHYFFRLGGFSGRLSEWLEGNTNLQEDVKKYVQNWIKSGLSDWDITRDIPWGVPIPLDGAAGKVFYGWFDNHLAYISAASEFLGKRGIDAKEFWNSADIYHFIGKDIVYHHYLFLPAIRLGTGEYKLPDYIPTRGHLTLESKKISKSRNWYIGLREFLGEYPADYLRFYLAYINPYAQDDLNFDWGDFAARINSELIGNVGNFVNRALGFAAKRFDGMVPEPDTVGKTDKEAEARITVLSEELGXXXXXXXIDRALKRILEFSAHFNQYFQHAEPWKGGPGAATCVYMSANAVRSMAVALCPFLPESAERIWGQLGLEGRASEEQWDSISAVAIRPGHRLGDPVPLFARVEDEDVERLRGRLGS; translated from the coding sequence ATGAGGGACAGGGCTATAATCACAAGCGCCCTGCCCTATGCCAACGGCGAGATCCATCTCGGGCACATAGCGTCGACATACCTGCCGGCGGACGTCACCACAAGATTCCTGCGGCTCAAGGGGGTAGAGGCGTACTATATCTGCGCGTCTGACGACTACGGCACCCCGATACTTATCCAGTCGGAAAAAGAGGGCAAGACGCCCGAGGAATATGTGGAGCACTGGAACAGGCGCGACCGCGAGGACTTTGAGGCACTGGGAATATCGTTTGACTTTTTCTCGAGGACCAGCTCGCCTGCCAATACAGAGTTTGTCCAGCACGTCTTTACCGTATTGAACGAGGGGGGCCACATATACGAGGATGAGGTGGTGCAGTTCTATTGCGAGAACGATTCAAAGTTCCTGCCGGACAGGTACGTGCGCGGGACGTGCCCGCACTGTAAAGCGGCAGAGCAGTACTCGGATTTGTGCGAGAGCTGCGGCAGGGTGCCCGAAGAGATAGCCGACCCGCACTGCGCCATCTGCGGGAATACGCCCGTCAAGAGGAGCTCCCGGCACTATTTCTTCAGGCTGGGGGGGTTCTCCGGCAGGCTCTCCGAGTGGCTCGAGGGGAACACCAACCTGCAGGAGGATGTCAAAAAGTACGTCCAGAACTGGATAAAGTCGGGGCTCTCCGACTGGGATATAACGCGGGACATACCGTGGGGCGTCCCCATACCGCTAGATGGGGCGGCAGGCAAGGTATTCTACGGGTGGTTTGACAACCATCTGGCGTACATATCTGCAGCATCAGAATTCTTGGGCAAAAGGGGGATAGACGCAAAAGAGTTCTGGAACTCGGCCGACATATACCATTTCATAGGAAAGGATATCGTATACCACCACTACCTGTTCCTGCCCGCCATCCGGCTGGGCACAGGCGAGTACAAGCTGCCCGACTACATCCCAACCAGGGGGCACCTCACCCTTGAATCAAAAAAGATATCAAAGAGCAGGAACTGGTATATCGGCCTGCGCGAGTTTCTCGGCGAGTACCCTGCCGACTATCTGCGGTTCTATCTAGCCTACATAAACCCGTACGCGCAAGACGACCTCAACTTTGACTGGGGCGACTTTGCGGCAAGGATAAACTCTGAGCTGATAGGAAACGTGGGAAACTTTGTCAACAGGGCGCTCGGATTTGCAGCAAAGCGCTTTGACGGCATGGTGCCCGAGCCCGACACTGTGGGAAAGACAGACAAGGAGGCCGAAGCGCGGATTACCGTTCTCTCAGAGGAGCTTGGNNNNNNNNNNNNNNNNNNNNACATAGACCGCGCGCTCAAAAGGATCCTAGAGTTCTCGGCGCACTTTAACCAGTATTTCCAGCATGCAGAGCCCTGGAAGGGGGGCCCAGGCGCGGCCACCTGCGTGTACATGTCGGCAAATGCCGTCCGGAGCATGGCAGTCGCGCTCTGCCCGTTTTTGCCGGAGTCCGCCGAGAGAATATGGGGCCAGCTGGGGCTGGAGGGCCGCGCGTCAGAAGAGCAGTGGGATTCTATATCGGCGGTGGCTATCCGGCCGGGGCACCGGCTGGGAGATCCCGTCCCGCTGTTTGCCCGGGTGGAGGACGAGGACGTCGAGAGACTCAGGGGGCGGCTGGGCAGCTGA
- a CDS encoding conserved hypothetical protein (COG1354) encodes MDGEKPGDISQAPVNILFNPSSIAKSDVWEIDLVKILDMLVEILERSGKRDLKVAGMAALSSSLIYRMKVESIFALQRMAMERGPDSRRASVDVDPISMPYRHESTYPVTLDELLGILNSLIWSIANPGTRKPRPSFEPADVPDLRDVMNTLENVIGRYEELIESKIRKAGSGLLGEITSGLELVDAIRCFFAVLFMARDGRVWLEQSGEDILITLSDGRGE; translated from the coding sequence ATGGACGGTGAAAAGCCGGGGGACATATCGCAGGCGCCCGTCAACATACTGTTCAACCCGTCATCGATAGCAAAGAGCGACGTCTGGGAGATCGATCTTGTAAAGATCCTCGACATGCTAGTCGAGATCCTCGAGAGGTCCGGCAAGCGGGACCTCAAGGTTGCCGGCATGGCCGCGCTCTCCTCGTCCCTGATATACAGGATGAAGGTCGAGAGCATATTCGCCTTGCAGAGGATGGCGATGGAGAGGGGGCCGGACTCCAGGAGGGCCAGCGTGGACGTTGACCCGATAAGCATGCCGTACCGGCACGAATCCACGTACCCGGTGACCCTCGACGAGCTGCTGGGAATACTCAACAGCCTGATATGGTCGATAGCAAACCCCGGCACCAGAAAGCCGAGGCCCAGCTTTGAGCCTGCAGATGTGCCAGATCTTCGCGACGTCATGAATACGCTCGAGAATGTAATAGGCAGGTACGAGGAGCTCATCGAGTCCAAGATCCGGAAGGCAGGCAGCGGGCTCTTGGGGGAGATAACATCAGGCCTGGAACTGGTGGACGCCATACGGTGCTTTTTTGCCGTGCTGTTCATGGCAAGGGACGGCAGGGTCTGGCTGGAGCAGTCGGGCGAGGACATACTGATCACCCTGTCGGACGGCCGGGGCGAGTAA
- a CDS encoding delta-aminolevulinic acid dehydratase (COG0113): MTFPAVRLRRLRRSEGMRALVRETSVSVDDLICPVFVQESGEQSSVGSMPGMERLPLSGLAAEIERISALGIRAVMLFGIPENKDDEGSAASQRDGIVQKAIPAVRDACKDMVIMADACLCHYTTSGHCGLVRDGIVDNDSSLAALSRIAVSLAGAGADVISPSAMMDGQVAAIRSALDSAGHSGVSTMPHSAKHSSAFYAPFRDAADCAPKFGDRRTYQTPYTGSREPIREVAADIEEGADIVMIKPALAYLDLIAETRRRFDVPVAAYSVSGEYALVKAASMQGWMREEDMVREILHSIKRAGADMIVTYFAKLAAGMIQNEGRRSI; encoded by the coding sequence ATGACTTTTCCTGCCGTGCGCCTCCGGAGGCTCAGGCGGTCAGAGGGCATGCGGGCGCTGGTCCGCGAGACGTCGGTATCCGTAGACGACCTCATCTGCCCTGTATTCGTGCAGGAATCCGGGGAGCAGAGCAGCGTCGGCTCGATGCCCGGCATGGAGAGGCTGCCGCTATCGGGCCTGGCTGCCGAAATTGAGAGGATATCGGCCCTGGGTATACGTGCCGTGATGCTCTTTGGGATACCCGAGAACAAGGATGACGAGGGTTCTGCCGCCTCCCAGCGGGACGGGATTGTCCAAAAGGCGATACCTGCCGTCCGTGACGCATGCAAGGACATGGTGATAATGGCCGACGCCTGCCTCTGCCACTATACCACGTCGGGCCACTGCGGGCTGGTCCGGGACGGGATTGTCGACAACGATTCCAGCCTGGCCGCGCTGTCCAGGATTGCGGTGAGCCTGGCGGGCGCGGGGGCGGACGTGATCTCGCCGTCGGCCATGATGGACGGGCAGGTGGCCGCGATAAGGTCCGCGCTGGATTCTGCGGGGCACAGTGGCGTCTCCACAATGCCCCATTCTGCAAAGCACAGCTCGGCGTTCTATGCGCCGTTTCGCGACGCGGCGGACTGTGCGCCAAAGTTCGGGGACAGGAGGACGTACCAGACGCCGTATACGGGCTCGCGCGAGCCGATAAGGGAGGTGGCAGCAGACATCGAGGAGGGCGCCGATATAGTAATGATAAAGCCGGCGCTTGCATACCTTGACCTCATAGCTGAGACTAGGAGGCGCTTTGACGTCCCGGTTGCGGCATACAGCGTCTCGGGGGAGTATGCGCTGGTCAAGGCGGCATCCATGCAGGGCTGGATGAGGGAAGAAGACATGGTCCGCGAGATACTCCACTCGATAAAGAGGGCGGGCGCCGACATGATAGTTACATACTTTGCAAAGTTAGCGGCAGGCATGATCCAAAATGAGGGACGACGATCGATTTGA
- a CDS encoding single-stranded DNA-binding replication protein A, large (70 kD) subunit (COG1599), producing MVQRGRVICRLRFGGLYGAKKNFIIARFIRHSMSFTNTEDAKNMRSDVNIEGEIVNKGETRTVNKRSGGTIDVCDAYLKDDRGEIKLTLWAEDINLVKNGDRVKITKGYTNTFKGEVSLGKGKFGQIEVINS from the coding sequence ATGGTTCAGCGGGGGCGCGTTATTTGTCGATTGCGCTTTGGCGGCCTGTACGGTGCAAAAAAAAACTTTATAATTGCCCGGTTTATACGCCACTCCATGAGCTTCACAAACACCGAAGATGCCAAGAACATGAGGAGCGACGTGAACATCGAGGGCGAGATCGTCAACAAGGGCGAGACGCGGACCGTAAACAAGAGGTCCGGCGGAACCATCGATGTCTGCGATGCCTACCTGAAGGACGACCGTGGCGAGATAAAACTCACGCTCTGGGCCGAGGACATAAACCTGGTCAAGAACGGCGACAGAGTAAAGATCACCAAGGGGTACACCAACACCTTCAAGGGCGAGGTCTCTCTTGGAAAGGGCAAATTCGGGCAGATCGAGGTCATTAACTCCTAA